GCCGAGGCGGCCGCGGTGACGTCGCCGCCGCGGACCAGCCCGGCGGGACCGCTGCCCCGCACCGTGGCGAGGTCGACGCCCTGGATGGCGGCGGCGCGCCGGGCCAGCGGCGAGGCGGCCGGGTCGGGCCGGTGCGGCGAGGTCGGTGCCACCGGGGGTGCGGGGGGCTCGGCCACGGCGCCGTCCCCGTCCCCGCCGGCGGCGGCCACCGGCGCGGGGGCGGGGGCGGGGGCGGCCGCGGCGCGGGGCTCGGGCGAGGGCGCGGGCGCGGGCTCCTCGGTCTCGGCGGCGGCACCGGCGGCGACCACGCCGAGCACGCCGCCCACCTGGACCGAGGCACCGGGCTGGGCGCGGATCTCGGCGAGGCGCCCGGTGGCCGGGGCGGGGACCTCGACGTCGACCTTGTCGGTGGTCACCTCCACCAGCGGCTCGTCGCGGGTGACCGGGTCGCCGACCTGCTTCAGCCAGCGGCTGACGGTGCCCTCGGTCACCGACTCGCCCATCGGGGGCAGGGTGACGTCGACGCCCTCGGCGGGGGCGGCGGGCTCGGTGCCGTTCCCCGAGGGGACGGCGGCGCGCCCGCGGCCGCGCGCGGCCGGCTTCGGTGCGGGTGCGGGCGCTGGTGCGGGCGGAGGCGGGGTCGCGGACGCGGGCGCCCGCCCGTCGCCGCCCGGGGCGGGGGCGGGGGCGGGGGCGGGGGCACCGGCGGTGGCGCCGGCGGCGATCTCGCCGATCACCGCGCCCACGGCGGCGGACGACCCGGCCTCGACGAGGACGCGGACGAGCACCCCGCTGGCCGGCGCGGGCACCTCCACGTCCACCTTGTCGGTGGTCACGTCGGCGAGGACCTCACCCTCGGTGACCGCCTCTCCGGGCTTCCGTCGCCACTCGACGATGGTTCCCTCGGTGACCGACTCGCCCATCGTGGGCAGGGTCACCGGCACGGTGTCAGGCATGTCTCCTCGTCGACCTCGCTGGGTGTGTCCGCCCCTATGGTGGCACCTCGGCGCGCGCGGACGGAGTCGGCGCGGACCCGGCGATCAGCTCAGGTGGGCAACCCGGCGGCGGCGCTGCCACTCCTCGCTGATCGGCACCTCGATCCGGGCGATGCAGACCGCGCACCGGACCCGCTCGCAGCCCGGGCGGGTGATCCTCGGAAACGGGTCGTGGGGCC
Above is a genomic segment from Candidatus Dormiibacterota bacterium containing:
- a CDS encoding biotin/lipoyl-containing protein, with the translated sequence MPDTVPVTLPTMGESVTEGTIVEWRRKPGEAVTEGEVLADVTTDKVDVEVPAPASGVLVRVLVEAGSSAAVGAVIGEIAAGATAGAPAPAPAPAPGGDGRAPASATPPPPAPAPAPAPKPAARGRGRAAVPSGNGTEPAAPAEGVDVTLPPMGESVTEGTVSRWLKQVGDPVTRDEPLVEVTTDKVDVEVPAPATGRLAEIRAQPGASVQVGGVLGVVAAGAAAETEEPAPAPSPEPRAAAAPAPAPAPVAAAGGDGDGAVAEPPAPPVAPTSPHRPDPAASPLARRAAAIQGVDLATVRGSGPAGLVRGGDVTAAASA